A genome region from Musa acuminata AAA Group cultivar baxijiao chromosome BXJ3-5, Cavendish_Baxijiao_AAA, whole genome shotgun sequence includes the following:
- the LOC103985569 gene encoding tubulin beta-1 chain has protein sequence MREILHVQGGQCGNQIGAKFWEVVCDEHGIDATGRYIGKSDLQLERVNVYYNEASCGRFVPRAVLMDLEPGTMDSVRTGPYGQIFRPDNFVFGQSGAGNNWAKGHYTEGAELIDSVLDVVRKEAENCDCLQGFQVCHSLGGGTGSGMGTLLISKVREEYPDRMMLTFSVFPSPKVSDTVVEPYNATLSVHQLVENADECMVLDNEALYDICFRTLKLTTPSFGDLNHLISVTMSGVTCCLRFPGQLNSDLRKLAVNLIPFPRLHFFMVGFAPLTSRGSQQYCALTVPELTQQMWDAKNMMCAADPRHGRYLTASAMFRGKMSTKEVDEQMIIVQNKNSSYFVEWIPNNVKSSVCDIPPRGLSMASTFIGNSTSIQEMFRRVSEQFTAMFRRKAFLHWYTGEGMDEMEFTEAESNMNDLVSEYQQYQDATADEEDDYEGEEEEVLQDM, from the exons ATGAGAGAAATCCTACATGTCCAGGGTGGTCAGTGCGGTAACCAGATAGGAGCCAAGTTCTGGGAAGTGGTCTGCGATGAGCATGGAATTGATGCCACAGGTCGGTACATTGGGAAGTCAGATCTCCAATTGGAGCGGGTCAATGTGTACTACAACGAGGCTTCTTGTGGGAGGTTCGTTCCCAGGGCGGTGCTTATGGATCTGGAGCCCGGCACCATGGATAGCGTCCGAACTGGGCCATATGGTCAGATCTTCCGACCAGATAACTTTGTCTTTGGACAATCAGGTGCTGGAAATAATTGGGCTAAGGGTCACTACACTGAGGGGGCTGAGCTCATTGACTCAGTTCTTGATGTTGTGAGGAAGGAGGCCGAGAACTGTGACTGCCTTCAGG GCTTTCAAGTATGCCACTCTCTTGGTGGAGGAACTGGTTCCGGAATGGGAACACTTTTGATATCAAAGGTCAGGGAGGAGTACCCAGATCGGATGATGCTCACATTCTCTGTTTTTCCTTCCCCCAAAGTTTCTGACACAGTTGTTGAACCCTACAACGCAACCCTTTCTGTCCACCAGTTAGTCGAGAATGCAGATGAATGCATGGTGCTGGACAATGAAGCCCTTTATGATATCTGCTTCCGCACTCTTAAGCTAACCACTCCGAGCT TTGGAGACTTGAACCATTTGATATCTGTGACCATGAGTGGGGTCACATGCTGCCTTCGGTTCCCTGGACAATTGAATTCAGACCTCCGAAAATTGGCTGTAAATTTGATCCCTTTCCCTCGCCTCCACTTCTTTATGGTCGGTTTTGCACCCTTGACTTCACGTGGATCACAGCAATACTGTGCCTTGACTGTCCCTGAGCTGACCCAGCAGATGTGGGATGCTAAGAACATGATGTGTGCTGCTGATCCTCGCCATGGTCGTTATCTCACTGCATCTGCTATGTTCAGAGGCAAGATGAGCACTAAAGAAGTTGATGAGCAGATGATTATTGTCCAGAACAAGAACTCGTCTTACTTTGTCGAATGGATCCCCAATAATGTGAAGTCTAGTGTTTGTGACATACCACCTAGGGGCCTCTCCATGGCATCCACCTTCATCGGCAATTCGACCTCGATCCAAGAGATGTTCAGGAGGGTGAGCGAGCAATTTACTGCAATGTTTAGGAGGAAGGCTTTCTTGCATTGGTACACTGGTGAGGGTATGGACGAGATGGAATTCACTGAAGCAGAGAGCAACATGAATGATCTCGTCTCAGAGTACCAGCAGTATCAAGATGCCACTGCTGATGAGGAGGATGATTATGAGGGCGAGGAAGAGGAGGTGCTCCAGGACATGTGA
- the LOC135638010 gene encoding rho GDP-dissociation inhibitor 1-like isoform X1: MEGGRRAEAESSSAAARAPPEISDDLAEEAKAEFGVGDDEDDGDNEVGRDEGEEPGADGFVPSPLIPLSDQVEKDKEDESLRRWKEKLLGGVDGELNSKVEPEVTFHSIGVVSEGFANLITSLPVAKNQSQILFTLKEGSKYRLRLTFTVRHNIVSGLTYSNVVWKRGIKVDQIKGMLGTFAPRRDPYEHLLEEETTPSGVLARGIYSAKLKFEDDDKRCHLELSYSFEIKKH, from the exons ATGGAAGGAGGCCGAAGAGCGGAAGCGGAGAGTTCCTCTGCTGCTGCCAGAGCTCCCCCGGAGATCAGCGATGATTTGGCCGAGGAGGCCAAGGCGGAGTTCGGCGTTGGAGACGATGAGGACGACGGCGACAACGAAGTTGGCAGAGACGAGGGCGAGGAACCCGGTGCCGATGGGTTCGTTCCGTCGCCGCTGATTCCCCTAAGCGATCAGGTGGAGAAAGACAAG GAAGATGAAAGTCTGAGGAGGTGGAAAGAAAAGCTGCTTGGTGGCGTTGACGGGGAGTTAAACA GCAAAGTTGAACCTGAAGTTACATTTCACTCGATAGGAGTTGTATCTGAGGGCTTTGCTAATTTGATTACATCCTTACCAGTAGCAAAGAACCAAAGTCAAATTCTTTTTACTCTCAAGGAGGGATCCAAGTATCGGCTTAGGTTGACTTTCACCGTTAGGCATAATATTGTCTCTGGCTTAACTTATTCAAATGTAGTGTGGAAGAGAGGGATCAAAG TGGATCAAATCAAGGGAATGCTTGGTACATTTGCTCCTCGGCGGGATCCTTACGAACATTTGCTGGAAGAAGAGACTACTCCATCTGGGGTCCTTGCTCGAGGAATTTACTCAGCAAAACTTaag TTTGAAGATGATGATAAGAGATGTCATTTGGAGCTTAGCTATTCCTTCGAAATCAAGAAGCACTGA
- the LOC135638010 gene encoding rho GDP-dissociation inhibitor 1-like isoform X2 produces MEGGRRAEAESSSAAARAPPEISDDLAEEAKAEFGVGDDEDDGDNEVGRDEGEEPGADGFVPSPLIPLSDQEDESLRRWKEKLLGGVDGELNSKVEPEVTFHSIGVVSEGFANLITSLPVAKNQSQILFTLKEGSKYRLRLTFTVRHNIVSGLTYSNVVWKRGIKVDQIKGMLGTFAPRRDPYEHLLEEETTPSGVLARGIYSAKLKFEDDDKRCHLELSYSFEIKKH; encoded by the exons ATGGAAGGAGGCCGAAGAGCGGAAGCGGAGAGTTCCTCTGCTGCTGCCAGAGCTCCCCCGGAGATCAGCGATGATTTGGCCGAGGAGGCCAAGGCGGAGTTCGGCGTTGGAGACGATGAGGACGACGGCGACAACGAAGTTGGCAGAGACGAGGGCGAGGAACCCGGTGCCGATGGGTTCGTTCCGTCGCCGCTGATTCCCCTAAGCGATCAG GAAGATGAAAGTCTGAGGAGGTGGAAAGAAAAGCTGCTTGGTGGCGTTGACGGGGAGTTAAACA GCAAAGTTGAACCTGAAGTTACATTTCACTCGATAGGAGTTGTATCTGAGGGCTTTGCTAATTTGATTACATCCTTACCAGTAGCAAAGAACCAAAGTCAAATTCTTTTTACTCTCAAGGAGGGATCCAAGTATCGGCTTAGGTTGACTTTCACCGTTAGGCATAATATTGTCTCTGGCTTAACTTATTCAAATGTAGTGTGGAAGAGAGGGATCAAAG TGGATCAAATCAAGGGAATGCTTGGTACATTTGCTCCTCGGCGGGATCCTTACGAACATTTGCTGGAAGAAGAGACTACTCCATCTGGGGTCCTTGCTCGAGGAATTTACTCAGCAAAACTTaag TTTGAAGATGATGATAAGAGATGTCATTTGGAGCTTAGCTATTCCTTCGAAATCAAGAAGCACTGA
- the LOC135638112 gene encoding cyclin-dependent kinase inhibitor 4-like isoform X1, which yields MGKFVRKARIRGEKAVVEAAHPQPSLGARTRARTLTLKRFHESSLQVASSYLQLRSRRLEKHFPVPSSAKSRAASKNRQRANRDPRISTYKPAETEVNPVTLVSLGSASTRSRCSKEATTAAICEASPEGDAEIEASSGENVLEFDRCMSARETTPCSLIRDSETIVSLGSTTWPTKSTASIKMQASVASCIPTAFELEELFSGPEQLQQRSFMEKYNFDVVKDQPLPGRYEWVKLDP from the exons ATGGGCAAGTTCGTGAGGAAGGCCAGGATCCGCGGAGAAAAGGCGGTCGTGGAGGCCGCACACCCCCAGCCCTCGCTCGGTGCCCGCACCAGGGCAAGAACCTTGACGCTCAAGCGCTTCCACGAGTCCTCGCTGCAGGTCGCCTCCTCCTACCTCCAGCTACGAAGCCGCCGTCTCGAGAAGCACTTCCCCGTGCCGTCCTCTGCCAAGTCCAGGGCCGCCAGTAAGAACAGACAGAGAGCTAACCGTGACCCTAGGATCAGCACCTACAAGCCGGCCGAAACGGAGGTTAACCCGGTGACTTTGGTCTCGCTGGGCTCGGCGTCGACGAGGAGTCGCTGCTCCAAGGAGGCAACGACGGCAGCTATTTGCGAGGCCTCGCCGGAGGGTGATGCTGAGATTGAAGCTTCGTCTGGGGAGAATGTTCTTGAATTCGACAGGTGCAT GAGTGCTAGAGAGACCACACCTTGCAGTTTGATAAGGGATTCAGAAACCATAGTAAGTCTTGGTTCAACAACCTGGCCGACCAAGTCCACTGCTAGCATTAAAATGCAGGCATCAGTTGCCAGTTGCATCCCAACTGCCTTTGAATTGGAAGAGCTTTTTTCTGGCCCAGAACAACTCCAACAGAGAAGTTTTATGGAGAA GTACAACTTCGATGTGGTGAAGGATCAACCACTGCCTGGCCGCTACGAGTGGGTGAAACTGGATCCTTAG
- the LOC135638112 gene encoding cyclin-dependent kinase inhibitor 4-like isoform X2 has protein sequence MGKFVRKARIRGEKAVVEAAHPQPSLGARTRARTLTLKRFHESSLQVASSYLQLRSRRLEKHFPVPSSAKSRAASKNRQRANRDPRISTYKPAETEVNPVTLVSLGSASTRSRCSKEATTAAICEASPEGDAEIEASSGENVLEFDRSARETTPCSLIRDSETIVSLGSTTWPTKSTASIKMQASVASCIPTAFELEELFSGPEQLQQRSFMEKYNFDVVKDQPLPGRYEWVKLDP, from the exons ATGGGCAAGTTCGTGAGGAAGGCCAGGATCCGCGGAGAAAAGGCGGTCGTGGAGGCCGCACACCCCCAGCCCTCGCTCGGTGCCCGCACCAGGGCAAGAACCTTGACGCTCAAGCGCTTCCACGAGTCCTCGCTGCAGGTCGCCTCCTCCTACCTCCAGCTACGAAGCCGCCGTCTCGAGAAGCACTTCCCCGTGCCGTCCTCTGCCAAGTCCAGGGCCGCCAGTAAGAACAGACAGAGAGCTAACCGTGACCCTAGGATCAGCACCTACAAGCCGGCCGAAACGGAGGTTAACCCGGTGACTTTGGTCTCGCTGGGCTCGGCGTCGACGAGGAGTCGCTGCTCCAAGGAGGCAACGACGGCAGCTATTTGCGAGGCCTCGCCGGAGGGTGATGCTGAGATTGAAGCTTCGTCTGGGGAGAATGTTCTTGAATTCGACAG GAGTGCTAGAGAGACCACACCTTGCAGTTTGATAAGGGATTCAGAAACCATAGTAAGTCTTGGTTCAACAACCTGGCCGACCAAGTCCACTGCTAGCATTAAAATGCAGGCATCAGTTGCCAGTTGCATCCCAACTGCCTTTGAATTGGAAGAGCTTTTTTCTGGCCCAGAACAACTCCAACAGAGAAGTTTTATGGAGAA GTACAACTTCGATGTGGTGAAGGATCAACCACTGCCTGGCCGCTACGAGTGGGTGAAACTGGATCCTTAG